A stretch of Deinococcus sedimenti DNA encodes these proteins:
- a CDS encoding metallophosphoesterase family protein, protein MSAVRLLLLSDIHANHTALQAVLSDAAGRRYDQVVHLGDALGYGPHPREVLDALRELDAVCVLGNHDDMLLQYADGRKAVKESIVSAALTWQLTRLSDRDVDWVRTWRDGIDDPDVGARYRHGTPVSLDHYADSVPAAREAFTQWQGRLGFVGHTHIPAVYATLNSPVGDWVKVQAFPDGGSYMVAPSTRVILNPGSVGQPRDGNPKASYAIYDSARGYFEVFRVAYDVGRAQEAALEAGLPQVLAARLAIGK, encoded by the coding sequence ATCTCCGCTGTGCGGCTGCTGCTGCTGTCTGACATTCACGCGAACCACACCGCCCTGCAGGCGGTCCTGAGCGACGCCGCCGGGCGCCGCTACGATCAGGTCGTGCACCTCGGCGACGCGCTGGGGTACGGCCCGCACCCGCGCGAGGTGCTGGACGCCTTGCGGGAACTGGACGCCGTGTGCGTGCTCGGCAACCACGACGACATGCTCCTGCAGTACGCCGATGGCCGCAAGGCCGTGAAGGAATCCATCGTGAGCGCCGCCCTGACCTGGCAGCTGACCCGCCTGTCCGACCGCGACGTGGACTGGGTGCGGACCTGGCGGGACGGCATCGACGACCCGGACGTGGGGGCCCGCTACCGGCACGGCACGCCCGTCAGCCTGGATCACTACGCGGATTCCGTTCCGGCGGCCCGCGAGGCGTTCACGCAGTGGCAGGGCCGCCTGGGGTTCGTGGGGCACACGCACATCCCGGCCGTGTACGCCACGCTGAACTCCCCGGTGGGCGACTGGGTGAAGGTGCAGGCCTTCCCGGACGGCGGGAGTTACATGGTGGCCCCCAGCACCCGCGTGATCCTGAACCCCGGCAGCGTCGGGCAGCCGCGCGACGGGAACCCGAAGGCCAGTTACGCCATCTACGATTCCGCGCGCGGGTACTTCGAGGTGTTCCGCGTGGCGTACGACGTCGGGCGGGCGCAGGAGGCGGCGCTGGAGGCCGGGCTGCCGCAGGTGCTCGCCGCGCGGCTCGCGATCGGTAAGTGA